Within Topomyia yanbarensis strain Yona2022 chromosome 2, ASM3024719v1, whole genome shotgun sequence, the genomic segment GAAATTGCCCGCTACGATAACTACCGGATTTATCAGGTTCTTGCCGAAACAAAATTACATTTTCGTGTATTGAAAGAACTTGGCGATTCAAGTGACAGCTTTATATTTTTGGATTCTGGTCATAAAATTGGAGATAACTTTAGTATTGTTGTGGCACCACATAAATTAGCGGATTTCATTGAAACGTTGGAACATTACAACATCAGCCACCGTTTGGTGCAGCATAATGTACAACAGTTGATTGACGAGGAACGCAATCGAATCGAAACAAAACGTGCATCAGGTGCTTTTGGGTGGTCAGACTATCATACTCTAGATGAAATCAACGCATGGTTAGATAAACTGGCTTTGGAATACGATCAGGTCGAAGTAGTCGAAGGAGGAAGATCATATGAAAAACGTACGATCAAAGGTGTTAAAGTTTCGTACAAGGATGGAAACCCTGGGATTTTCCTAGAAGGTGGTATGCACGCCCGAGAATGGATTGCTCCTGCAACGGTAACCTACATTTTGAACCAATTACTCACCAGTAACGATACAAATGTACGAAAAATTGCCGAAAACTACGATTGGTATGTTTTTCCGAGTGTTAATCCCGACGGATACGTGTACAGTCACAAAGTAAATCGTTTCTGGCGTAAGACCCGAACTCGGTACTTCGGAGGTTGCTATGGAGCAGATCCCAACCGCAACTGGGATTTCCACTGGAGAGAAAAAGGAACGGATAATCGGTGCTACTCGGATACTTACGGAGGGCCAAAAGCGTTCTCGGAATTGGAAACCAAAACTCTATCGGAGTACATTCGATCACTGGAGGGAAAGATTCAGACTTATATAGCCTTCCATTCGTACTCGCAGCTGCTTTTGTTCCCCTATGGACACACGAGTGCGCACACGGAAAACCACGACGATTTGAACTACATTGCGAATGCGACTGTTACGGCAC encodes:
- the LOC131685239 gene encoding zinc carboxypeptidase A 1, yielding MVDLRVTSVIILLIVLYFSATFGKEIARYDNYRIYQVLAETKLHFRVLKELGDSSDSFIFLDSGHKIGDNFSIVVAPHKLADFIETLEHYNISHRLVQHNVQQLIDEERNRIETKRASGAFGWSDYHTLDEINAWLDKLALEYDQVEVVEGGRSYEKRTIKGVKVSYKDGNPGIFLEGGMHAREWIAPATVTYILNQLLTSNDTNVRKIAENYDWYVFPSVNPDGYVYSHKVNRFWRKTRTRYFGGCYGADPNRNWDFHWREKGTDNRCYSDTYGGPKAFSELETKTLSEYIRSLEGKIQTYIAFHSYSQLLLFPYGHTSAHTENHDDLNYIANATVTALAQRYGTEYTYGNVYEAIYPASGSSFDWVYGTLGVKIAYTYELRPSSDSWNGFVLPPSEIVPTGEETLDSLVTLVGESAKKGYYDIN